In a genomic window of Anoplopoma fimbria isolate UVic2021 breed Golden Eagle Sablefish chromosome 6, Afim_UVic_2022, whole genome shotgun sequence:
- the ndst2a gene encoding bifunctional heparan sulfate N-deacetylase/N-sulfotransferase 2 isoform X1: MVGAGFGVWKLMRGVRQLELHRLILALIIFCLLSMAFLAYYVSNSPKIKEAPPLPFSDCGGGGGMSLGASTGAAGGGPGVQRAPLFLPQRQGRLRQVKAMDNSRTEPVVLVFVESIYSQLGQEIVAILESSRFHYRTEIAPGKGDMPTLTEHNRGRYTLIIYENVLKYVNLDAWNRDLLDKYCAEYGVGVIGFFKANENSLLSAQLKGFPLFLHSHLGLRDYRINPNAPLLYITKPNQVEQGSLPGDDWTIFQSNHSTYEPVLLASTKSTEALAHFGPSPLRALHATVVQDLGLHDGIQRVLFGNNLNYWLHKLVFVDSIAYLTGKRLCLSLDRHILVDVDDIFVGKEGTRMKVSDVEALLNTQNKLRALVPNFTFNLGFSGKFYHTGTDEEDQGDDMLLQHKMDFWWFPHMWSHMQPHLFHNVSVLAEQMRLNKFFAQEHGIPTDMGYAVAPHHSGVYPVHSQLYEAWKSVWGIKVTSTEEYPHLRPARYRRGFIHNGIQVLPRQTCGLFTHTIFYNEYPGGSKELDKSIRGGELFLTVLLNPISIFMTHLSNYGNDRLGLYTFESLVKFVQCWTNLRLQTLPPVQLADKYFQIFPEERDPLWQNPCHDKRHKDIWSKEKTCDRLPKFLVIGPQKTGTTALHSFLSLHPAVTSSFPSPTTFEEIQFFSGANYDNGIDWYMDFFPFPSNVSTDFMFEKSANYFDTEAAPKRAAALLPRAKVLAVLINPSDRAYSWYQHQRAHQDPAALNNTFHAVVTAGPSGPRDLQALQRRCLHPGAYAPHLERWLQHYQPSQLHIVDGALLRSNPALVMEGIQRFLGVTPIFNYTQALMYDDSKGFWCHRVEGGRAKCLGKSKGRKYPEMSPESRAFLAEHYREHNMELLRLLNRLGHALPSWLRQELQSTSWS; encoded by the exons ATGGTCGGTGCAGGCTTTGGCGTGTGGAAGCTAATGCGAGGTGTCCGCCAGCTGGAGCTCCACCGCCTTATCCTGGCACTCATCATCTTCTGCTTGCTGTCCATGGCCTTCCTAGCTTACTACGTCTCCAACAGCCCCAAAATCAAGGAGGCCCCCCCTTTACCCTTCAGTGACTGCGGCGGAGGAGGGGGGATGTCGCTGGGAGCGAGCACCGGGGCAGCCGGAGGTGGACCGGGCGTCCAAAGGGCACCGCTTTTCCTCCCCCAGCGACAGGGCCGACTACGGCAGGTAAAGGCGATGGACAATTCCAGGACAGAGCCCGTCGTTCTGGTGTTCGTGGAGAGCATCTACTCCCAGCTGGGCCAGGAGATTGTAGCCATATTAGAGTCCAGCCGCTTCCACTACCGGACAGAGATTGCTCCTGGTAAAGGAGACATGCCCACGTTGACGGAGCATAACCGTGGGCGCTACACACTGATCATCTAcgaaaatgtgttgaaatacGTCAATCTGGATGCGTGGAACCGCGACTTGCTGGACAAGTACTGCGCCGAGTATGGAGTAGGCGTCATTGGATTTTTCAAAGCAAACGAAAACTCTCTCCTCAGTGCACAGCTCAAAGGTTTCCCCCTCTTTCTACACTCACACCTGGGACTCAGGGACTACCGTATCAACCCCAATGCTCCTCTACTCTACATCACCAAGCCCAACCAGGTGGAGCAGGGCTCTTTACCAGGGGATGACTGGACCATTTTCCAGTCCAACCACTCTACCTATGAACCAGTGCTTCTGGCCAGTACCAAGTCCACGGAGGCACTGGCACATTTTGGACCCAGCCCCTTGCGGGCCCTCCACGCCACCGTGGTCCAGGACTTGGGGCTCCACGATGGCATTCAAAGGGTTCTCTTTGGAAACAATCTCAACTACTGGCTTCACAAGCTGGTGTTTGTGGACTCCATTGCATACCTGACAGGGAAGAGACTGTGTTTGTCCTTGGACCGCCACATCCTTGTGGACGTTGATGATATATTCGTGGGCAAGGAGGGAACCCGTATGAAGGTGTCAGACGTGGAG GCATTGctcaacacacaaaacaagctGAGAGCGCTGGTCCCTAATTTCACTTTCAATTTGGGATTTTCCGGAAAGTTCTATCACACAG gaacCGATGAAGAGGATCAGGGAGACGacatgctgctgcagcacaaGATGGACTTCTGGTGGTTCCCTCACATGTGGAGCCACATGCAGCCTCACCTCTTTCACAACGTCAGCGTCTTGGCAGAGCAGATGAGGCTAAACAAGTTCTTTGCTCAG GAGCATGGCATCCCAACAGACATGGGCTATGCAGTGGCTCCGCACCACTCTGGAGTTTACCCAGTTCACAGCCAGCTCTATGAGGCCTGGAAGTCTGTGTGGGGCATCAAGGTGACCAGCACTGAGGAATACCCTCATCTGAGGCCAGCTCGATACCGCCGTGGCTTCATCCACAATGGGATCCAG gtgTTGCCCAGGCAGACCTGTGGTCTGTTCACCCATACAATCTTCTATAACGAATACCCAGGAGGTTCCAAGGAGCTGGACAAGagcatcagaggaggagagctctTCCTCACTGTCCTCCTAAACCCT ATCAGCATCTTCATGACACACCTGTCCAACTATGGCAACGATCGTCTGGGTCTGTACACCTTTGAGTCTCTGGTGAAGTTTGTCCAGTGTTGGACCAACCTCAGGCTGCAGACGTTGCCCCCCGTCCAGCTCGCCGACAAGTACTTCCAGATCTTCCCTGAGGAGAGGGACCCACTTTGGCAG AACCCTTGTCATgacaagagacacaaagacatcTGGTCTAAAGAAAAGACCTGTGATCGCCTCCCCAAATTCCTCGTCATTGGACCACAGAAAACAG GCACTACAGCGCTTCATTCATTCCTGAGCCTCCACCCAGCCGTCACCAGCTCCTTCCCCAGCCCCACCACCTTTGAGGAGATCCAGTTCTTCAGTGGAGCAAACTATGACAACGGGATAGACTG GTACATGGACTTCTTCCCATTCCCTTCCAATGTCAGCACAGATTTCATGTTTGAAAAGAGTGCCAACTACTTCGACACAGAGGCGGCGCCTAAGAGAGCTGCTGCCCTGCTTCCCCGAGCCAAAGTCCTGGCAGTGCTCATCAACCCGTCGGACAGGGCCTACTCCTGGTACCAG CACCAGAGGGCCCACCAGGACCCTGCAGCCCTCAACAACACTTTCCATGCCGTGGTGACAGCAGGCCCCTCCGGCCCCAGGGACCTGCAGGCCCTCCAGAGACGCTGCCTTCACCCTGGGGCCTACGCTCCCCACCTGGAGCGCTGGCTGCAACACTACCAGCCCAGCCAG TTGCACATCGTGGACGGGGCCCTGCTGAGGTCCAACCCGGCACTGGTGATGGAGGGAATCCAGAGATTCCTCGGTGTCACTCCCATCTTCAACTACACCCAGGCTCTGAT GTACGATGACAGCAAAGGTTTCTGGTGTCACCGGGTGGAAGGAGGTCGAGCCAAGTGTCTGGGGAAGAGTAAAGGCAGGAAGTACCCCGAGATGAGTCCTGAG tcACGTGCCTTCCTGGCTGAGCACTACCGCGAGCACAACATGGAGCTGCTGCGTCTGCTGAATCGGCTGGGCCATGCGCTGCCGTCCTGGCTCCGC
- the ndst2a gene encoding bifunctional heparan sulfate N-deacetylase/N-sulfotransferase 2 isoform X2 produces MVGAGFGVWKLMRGVRQLELHRLILALIIFCLLSMAFLAYYVSNSPKIKEAPPLPFSDCGGGGGMSLGASTGAAGGGPGVQRAPLFLPQRQGRLRQVKAMDNSRTEPVVLVFVESIYSQLGQEIVAILESSRFHYRTEIAPGKGDMPTLTEHNRGRYTLIIYENVLKYVNLDAWNRDLLDKYCAEYGVGVIGFFKANENSLLSAQLKGFPLFLHSHLGLRDYRINPNAPLLYITKPNQVEQGSLPGDDWTIFQSNHSTYEPVLLASTKSTEALAHFGPSPLRALHATVVQDLGLHDGIQRVLFGNNLNYWLHKLVFVDSIAYLTGKRLCLSLDRHILVDVDDIFVGKEGTRMKVSDVEALLNTQNKLRALVPNFTFNLGFSGKFYHTGTDEEDQGDDMLLQHKMDFWWFPHMWSHMQPHLFHNVSVLAEQMRLNKFFAQEHGIPTDMGYAVAPHHSGVYPVHSQLYEAWKSVWGIKVTSTEEYPHLRPARYRRGFIHNGIQVLPRQTCGLFTHTIFYNEYPGGSKELDKSIRGGELFLTVLLNPISIFMTHLSNYGNDRLGLYTFESLVKFVQCWTNLRLQTLPPVQLADKYFQIFPEERDPLWQNPCHDKRHKDIWSKEKTCDRLPKFLVIGPQKTGTTALHSFLSLHPAVTSSFPSPTTFEEIQFFSGANYDNGIDWYMDFFPFPSNVSTDFMFEKSANYFDTEAAPKRAAALLPRAKVLAVLINPSDRAYSWYQHQRAHQDPAALNNTFHAVVTAGPSGPRDLQALQRRCLHPGAYAPHLERWLQHYQPSQLHIVDGALLRSNPALVMEGIQRFLGVTPIFNYTQALILLVP; encoded by the exons ATGGTCGGTGCAGGCTTTGGCGTGTGGAAGCTAATGCGAGGTGTCCGCCAGCTGGAGCTCCACCGCCTTATCCTGGCACTCATCATCTTCTGCTTGCTGTCCATGGCCTTCCTAGCTTACTACGTCTCCAACAGCCCCAAAATCAAGGAGGCCCCCCCTTTACCCTTCAGTGACTGCGGCGGAGGAGGGGGGATGTCGCTGGGAGCGAGCACCGGGGCAGCCGGAGGTGGACCGGGCGTCCAAAGGGCACCGCTTTTCCTCCCCCAGCGACAGGGCCGACTACGGCAGGTAAAGGCGATGGACAATTCCAGGACAGAGCCCGTCGTTCTGGTGTTCGTGGAGAGCATCTACTCCCAGCTGGGCCAGGAGATTGTAGCCATATTAGAGTCCAGCCGCTTCCACTACCGGACAGAGATTGCTCCTGGTAAAGGAGACATGCCCACGTTGACGGAGCATAACCGTGGGCGCTACACACTGATCATCTAcgaaaatgtgttgaaatacGTCAATCTGGATGCGTGGAACCGCGACTTGCTGGACAAGTACTGCGCCGAGTATGGAGTAGGCGTCATTGGATTTTTCAAAGCAAACGAAAACTCTCTCCTCAGTGCACAGCTCAAAGGTTTCCCCCTCTTTCTACACTCACACCTGGGACTCAGGGACTACCGTATCAACCCCAATGCTCCTCTACTCTACATCACCAAGCCCAACCAGGTGGAGCAGGGCTCTTTACCAGGGGATGACTGGACCATTTTCCAGTCCAACCACTCTACCTATGAACCAGTGCTTCTGGCCAGTACCAAGTCCACGGAGGCACTGGCACATTTTGGACCCAGCCCCTTGCGGGCCCTCCACGCCACCGTGGTCCAGGACTTGGGGCTCCACGATGGCATTCAAAGGGTTCTCTTTGGAAACAATCTCAACTACTGGCTTCACAAGCTGGTGTTTGTGGACTCCATTGCATACCTGACAGGGAAGAGACTGTGTTTGTCCTTGGACCGCCACATCCTTGTGGACGTTGATGATATATTCGTGGGCAAGGAGGGAACCCGTATGAAGGTGTCAGACGTGGAG GCATTGctcaacacacaaaacaagctGAGAGCGCTGGTCCCTAATTTCACTTTCAATTTGGGATTTTCCGGAAAGTTCTATCACACAG gaacCGATGAAGAGGATCAGGGAGACGacatgctgctgcagcacaaGATGGACTTCTGGTGGTTCCCTCACATGTGGAGCCACATGCAGCCTCACCTCTTTCACAACGTCAGCGTCTTGGCAGAGCAGATGAGGCTAAACAAGTTCTTTGCTCAG GAGCATGGCATCCCAACAGACATGGGCTATGCAGTGGCTCCGCACCACTCTGGAGTTTACCCAGTTCACAGCCAGCTCTATGAGGCCTGGAAGTCTGTGTGGGGCATCAAGGTGACCAGCACTGAGGAATACCCTCATCTGAGGCCAGCTCGATACCGCCGTGGCTTCATCCACAATGGGATCCAG gtgTTGCCCAGGCAGACCTGTGGTCTGTTCACCCATACAATCTTCTATAACGAATACCCAGGAGGTTCCAAGGAGCTGGACAAGagcatcagaggaggagagctctTCCTCACTGTCCTCCTAAACCCT ATCAGCATCTTCATGACACACCTGTCCAACTATGGCAACGATCGTCTGGGTCTGTACACCTTTGAGTCTCTGGTGAAGTTTGTCCAGTGTTGGACCAACCTCAGGCTGCAGACGTTGCCCCCCGTCCAGCTCGCCGACAAGTACTTCCAGATCTTCCCTGAGGAGAGGGACCCACTTTGGCAG AACCCTTGTCATgacaagagacacaaagacatcTGGTCTAAAGAAAAGACCTGTGATCGCCTCCCCAAATTCCTCGTCATTGGACCACAGAAAACAG GCACTACAGCGCTTCATTCATTCCTGAGCCTCCACCCAGCCGTCACCAGCTCCTTCCCCAGCCCCACCACCTTTGAGGAGATCCAGTTCTTCAGTGGAGCAAACTATGACAACGGGATAGACTG GTACATGGACTTCTTCCCATTCCCTTCCAATGTCAGCACAGATTTCATGTTTGAAAAGAGTGCCAACTACTTCGACACAGAGGCGGCGCCTAAGAGAGCTGCTGCCCTGCTTCCCCGAGCCAAAGTCCTGGCAGTGCTCATCAACCCGTCGGACAGGGCCTACTCCTGGTACCAG CACCAGAGGGCCCACCAGGACCCTGCAGCCCTCAACAACACTTTCCATGCCGTGGTGACAGCAGGCCCCTCCGGCCCCAGGGACCTGCAGGCCCTCCAGAGACGCTGCCTTCACCCTGGGGCCTACGCTCCCCACCTGGAGCGCTGGCTGCAACACTACCAGCCCAGCCAG TTGCACATCGTGGACGGGGCCCTGCTGAGGTCCAACCCGGCACTGGTGATGGAGGGAATCCAGAGATTCCTCGGTGTCACTCCCATCTTCAACTACACCCAGGCTCTGAT cCTTCTGGTCCCCTGA